TCGACGACGTTCTCGTAGAGCGCGACCCACATCTTCGAGTAGTTCCGGTGGGCGTGCCGGCGGCGGTTGGCGTCGTCGCTCCCGTCGACGCGCCGGAGCGGATCGGTCGTCGGCACCTGGAGGACGAGGATCTGCTCGTCGGTCATGACCTCCTCGGGGATTCGGTGGCGCGTCTGGATCACCGTCGCCTCGGCGGTGTCGGTCGTCACGTCCACGTCGGCCGTCCTCTCCGCGAGGCGTCGGACGTTGGCGGCGTTGACGCTCTCGTCGCTCCCCTGGTCGATCACCTTGAACGCGTCGTCGGGACCGAGCAGCGACAGCGACGCCTGGATCCCGCCGGTCCCCCACCCCCGCGCGAGGGGCATCTCGCGCGAGGCGAAGGGGACCTGGTGGCCCGGCAGCGCGACGGCCTTCAGGATCCCGCGGCGCACTTCGCGCTTCGTGTGCTCGTCCAGGTAGGCGTAGTTGTAGCCGTCGAGTCCCCCCTCGGTCCCCGGAAGGAGGTCCGCGACGGACGACGGTTCGTACGCGGCGGACGCTGACCCGTCCGCGTCGGTCGACGGTCCGTCCGCGACGGACGCCGGGTCGTCCGCCTCGGTTCCCCTCGTCCGCTCGTCGGCCGCCGTCTCCGATCCGTCGCCCGCGGCTGTCGCCGGGTCGCTCGTCGGTTCAGTCATCGTCGCTCACCCGCGTCTCGGGTTCGGCCGCCCGTCGCCCGTCCGGATCGTCGTCGCGATCCGAACCGGTACCGCCGACGGTCGCCTCGCGCGCCGCCGGCTCGTCCACCCCGCGACGGGCCCGTATGGCCCGGATGCGATCGAGGATGCTCCCGAACGTCACGTAGTGGGGGAGCTTCAGGTGTTCGATGAAGCCGAAGGAGTCGATCCCGTCGACGGTGTCGAGGACGAACTCGGCGTCCTCCGCGGGTTCGTCGCCGTCGAGCTGGACGGAGGCGTCGAGGATCGACATGCCGATCGCCTTCCGCTCGTTGCGGCCGAAGACGAGACCGTAACCGAAGGCGAACTGCGGGTCGTCGCGCTTCGCGAACACCGGGACGACGCTCTCTACCTCCGTGACCTCGACGCTCGTCACCTCGACGGGATCGCCGGTGTAGGGGTGTTCGATCTCGACCGGCAGGCTCCCGACGCGGACCTCGCCGAGCGTCGGGTGGACCTGCCCGTACCCCCGGAGGGCGCTGTAGGCGAGCGCGGTCACCGCCCCCGTCTCGCCGCGGGCGAGTTCCTGTAACACCGCGTCGCGCGGCGCGGGGAACAGCACCGGCTCGCGCGTCGCGTCGTGGGGGTCGTCGTCCTCGACCGGCGCGGGGGTCGCGACGAGCCCCTCCTCCCGGAGGAGTTCCATCACGTCGCGGAGCGACGCCGGGTCCTCGTCGCCGAGGTCCCACCCCGCCGTGGGGTCCGCCTCGTCGAAGTCGAAGTCGAGGAGCCGCTGGGTGTAGTCCTTCGTCGCCCCGAGGATCTGCCCGCCGGGGACGTCCTTGTACGCGGGCGACACCCGCCGCGTCGCGAACAGGTCGCCCGGGTCCGCGACGACCGTCTCGTCGAAGCGTTCGAGCGTGGAGCGGTAGGCCCGCAGGAGGAACGACGCCTCGGCGGTGTCGCCCTGCGCCTGCTTGATCGCGCGCGCGGCCAGCTTCGGCGCGTAGAGCCCGCCCTCGCCCGTGACCTGCCCGACGAGGCGGCCGAACTGCTCGTCGATGGCCTCGACGCTCACCTGCGGCTCGTCGCCTTCGAGCCGGCGCTTCTCGAAGAGGTCCTCGGCGCGGCGGATGACGTTCTCGCCGGCCTTCACGGCGACGTACCCCATCTACGCCACCTCCGCGGTGCGGTCCCCGACCCCGTCGTCGATCTCGACTTCGACCTCGACGGAGCGCGGCAGCGCGGCCACCCGCTCCTCGTCGACGAGGAAGACGTCCACGCCGCGCGGGTAGGTCGACTGCGCCTCGGCGATCGCCCCGACCTCCGTCGCGGGGAGACCGCCCACGCCGAACGTCCGCGTTCCGGGCACCCCCGGCCCGGTGACAGAGAGCGCGAGGCCGTTCACGCGCGTGGCGTCCGCCGCCAGCGCGTCGACCTCGTAGATGACCGTCGCACCCTCGCTCGGCTCCTTCAGGGTCCCGCGCTCGGCGTCGGTGACGCGGCCGTCGGTGTCCCCGGCCGCGACGATGAGGTCCGCCTCCTCGAACGGCGCTCGGCTGAGCCGCCGCTCGCGATCGAGCGCCGCGCGGAGCGTCTCGCTGCCGCCGTGGACCGTCACCTCGTGGTCGACGAGGGTCGCGACCACGGCGTTGACGGCGGGCGCGACCGGCGTCCGCTCGACGGTGCCGGGGCGACTCGCGGCGTCGAGGAGCGCCCGGAACGTCTCGCGGGTGTCGTGTACCGGATCGACGTCGAGCGCCCTCATTCGGCCTCACCCTCCATCGTCTCGAACGCCACCGTCGTCGCGCGGCTCTCGTTCCACTGCCGGCGGCGGGCCGCCTCGCGGTCGGCCGCGCTCGCCGTCAGGGTCGCGCAGACGCGCGCTGCCGTCCCGTGGTCGGCGTCGACGGCGGCGTCGACGATCGCACCGGCGACGGCCTTCGACTCGGCCTTGCCGGCGACCATCGCGAAGCCGCGCGCGCCGGCGTACTCCACCTCCGCGGCGGTCACGAGCACCTCGCCGAGGTTGAACGCCCGCCGATAGACCGGCTCGCGGACCCGCTGCATCAGGAGCTGCGGCGTCGGCTCCCGCAGGAGGCGCACCGGCGTCGTCCCGTCCAGCAGGTCGTCGGCGAGGCCGACGAGCGTCCGCTCGTCGCACGCCGCGATCAACTCGAACCTGTCCGCCCTGTCGTGTGGATCGGCCATGAACTCGGTCCGTGTCTCCCCGAGGCGCGCGCATAACGGTTCGCTGGGTACTCTCCCCTCGACCGAACGGTGGGAGGTCGGAGCGTCACCTCGCGTCGGCGGGTCCGGACGAGTACGGACCCGTCGGGACGGGACGCCGTTTCGTCGGTACCGTCTCGGTGACAGTAGTGCGGAACGGAGCGCCGAGCGCGGGCGGACGTTCGATCGCCTCCCCCTGCTCCCCTCAGTACTGTACCCAGACAACGGTTATCCGGGAAAGCTCGGAGTCGCCACACGTATGGTGAACTCCACTCGGGACACCACGGACGGCGCGGGGTCGAACGCGACGCGAGCGACGGTCACTCGACGGCGGTTCCTGGCGGGAGCCGGGGCCGTCGGTGCCGTCGGACTGGCGGGATGTACGGGCGGCGGAAACGCGAGCGACGGAAACGCGAGCGACGGAAACGCGAGCGGCGGGACGGATACCGACGGCGGGGCGAAGACCGGGTCGTCGGGATCCGGCGGCAAGGCGGTGACCATCCTCCTCACGCCGGAGAACCCGACGGAGGTAAAGAAGGACTACATGCCGATGAAGAAGTACCTCGAGGACGCGATCGACGGACTCGAGATCACCTACCGCGTCCCGCTCGACTACGCGGCCATCCTCCCGGCGCTCAAAGCGGAGCAGGCCGAGATGGGGATGGACGACATCACGCTCATCGCCGCACCCGACCAGATGGACGTGATGGGGACGGCGGTCACGGGCGGGACGGCGTTCTACTACTCGCTCATGATGACCAAGCCTGGAAGCGGGATCGACGAACCGGCCGACGTCGAGGGTAAGGAGATGGCCTTCGCTGACCCGCTCTCGACCTCCGGCTCGATCTACGCGCTCTACGAACTCAAGAACGCGGGACTCGACATCGGGAAAGCGCCCGGGAGCGACGCGGGTGCGGACTTCTCGGGCACGTGGTCGAACCACAAGGCCGCCATCGAACAGCTCATCAACGACAAGGCCGACGCCTGCTCGACGTGGGGCGGCAACGGGATGGCGTACGTCCCGAAGGGCGACATCCCCGCGGACGTAACGCAGAAGTCCGCGTACGTGAGCGAGGCGGGGACGAAGGATCCCGAACTCGACGTGTTCCTCTGGTCCGAGCCGATACCGAAACAGCCGATCTACGCCCGGAAGACGTGGACGGACCCGGTGAAGGAGGAGATCAGGGAGGCGCTCCTGGCCTCGAACGCGGAGACGATGGCGAAGTACAAGGGCGACGACTACGAGGGCACTATGCCCTTCACGACGCTGAAGGACACCACGATCGAGCACTACCGGCCGGTCATCGATCGCGTTCACACGCTCGGCATCGACCTGACCCAGGAGAGCTAACGCTCCCTCTTCTCCCACCATGAGCACACTCACCGTACGAAACCTCACCAAGCGGTACGGCGACGTCACGGCGCTTCGGGACGTCTCGTTCACGATCGACGCCGACGAGTTCGTGGTCCTCCTCGGGCAGTCGGGCGCGGGGAAGTCGACCCTGCTCCGCTGCGTCAACGGGCTCACGACGCCGACCGACGGGTGCGTCGAACTCGACGGCGAGCGACTGTCGGGGTCGCGCTCCGACGTCGCGATGATCTTCCAGCAGCACAACCTCGTCGAGGAACTCTCGGCGTTCGCGAACGCCCTGACCGGCTCGCTCGACCGGACCGGCCTCCTCCGGAGCGTCCTCCAGCGCAACGACGAGACGGACCAGCTTCGGGCGCTCCAGGCCCTCGAGACCGTCGGCCTGCTCGACGAGGCGGACCAGCGCGTCGCCCGGATGAGCGGCGGTCAGCAGCAGCGCGTCGGCATCGCCCGCGCGCTCGTCCAGGAGCCGCGACTGATGCTCGCGGACGAACCCGTCGCCAGCCTCGACCCCGCCAGCGCGGAGCGCGTGATGCGCTACCTCAAGCGGGCCGCGAACGAGTACGGCATCGCCACGCTGACGAGCCTCCACCAGGTGAACGTCGCCCGCTACTTCGGCGAGCGGTTCATCGGGCTCCGCGACGGCGAACTCGTCTTCGACGGGACGAGGGCCGACCTCACCCGCGAGGCCATCGACGACCTGTACGGCGACGTCGAGACGGTCGGGATGGGCGTCCCCGACGCGACCGACGCGACTGCCCCGGTCGACGCGACGCCGACGGGGATCGAACCCGGTCGGAGAGGGAACGACCTGCTGATGGAGGACCCGACGTGAGCACCGACGCCCCGCGCGGAACGCGCGCGTTCGACGGGGCCGTCCGGGAGCGACTGGACGAGATCCGCCGACGGAGGAGCCTCCGCCGACTGAAGCAGACGCTCGGACTGCTTGTCGCCGCGGTCGCGTTCTACGGCGCGTACACGACCGTCGGGTTCTCGATAGCGACGCTGGTCCAGTACTGGCCGCAGTTCACGGAGGCGCTCGGGGGGTACTTCCCGACGACGACGGTCCTCGGCGTTCCGGTCATCGACGTCGGGCGGTACTGGCGGTTCGTCGTCGCCGAGGACCTGTTTCGCCTCTCGGTCGTCACGGTGGCGATGGCGTTCACGGGCACGCTGCTCGGGCTTCCGGGGGCCCTCCTGCTCGGCACTCTCGGCTCCGAGCGCGTCACGCCGTTCCCGTTCAACTTCGTCTTCCGGACGACGATGAGCGTCATCCGCGCGATTCCGGCGCTGGTGTGGGCGCTCATCTTCATCCCGCTGGGCGGCGTCACGCCGTTCACCGGGACGCTCGCGATCGCGGTGGACACGATGGGGTACCTCGGCCGCCTGTTCACGGACGAACTCGAGGAGATCGACGACGGCCCGGTCGAGGGCGTCCGGTCGACGGGGGCGAGCGAGAGCCAGACGATCTACTTCGGGATGCTCTCGCAGGTGATGCGCCAGTACATCGCGTGGACGATGTACATCTTCGAGCTGAACGTCCGGATCGCCATCACGCTGGGGCTCATCGGCGCTGGCGGACTCGGCTACGTGCTGATGATCCAGCGACAGACGTTCCAGTACACGAATATGATGGCGGCGATCTTCGTCTCCGTCGCGCTCATCCTCGCGATCGAGATGACCAGCCAGCGCGTCCGCTCGCGCCTCCGGGCCGACGAGGAGACCGAGAGCGTCGTCGAACTGCTCCGGGCGTTCCCTCGGCGGACGGCCGAGGCGATGTGGCGATGAGCGGGCGCGGACACGTCGGCGTCCGCCGCGACGGTCGGTACTACGTCGCGTCGTACGGCGGGGAACGCGTCGGCGAGCTGTCCGAAGCGCCGACGCTCCACGAACCGGTGTCCATCGAGGACAGCGCGCTCGGCCGCTGGACCGAGGTGCGGGCGCACTCCCGCCTCGACGCCTCGCGGATCGGCGACTACACGTACCTGATGGAGCGCGTCCAGCTCGACCACGCTCGCGTCGGGGCGTTCGGCAACGTCGCCTCGGACGTCCGCCTCGGCCCGCCGAACCACCCCGTCGACCGCCCGACGGCGCACCACTTCACCTACCGGGCGGCGGCCTACGGGCTCGGCGAGGACGACGAGGCGGTCTTCGAGTGGCGCGCCGACCACCCCGTCGAGGTCGGCCACGACGTGTGGATCGGGCACGGAGCGACGGTCCTCCCCGGCGTCTGCGTGGGGACCGGGGCGGTCGTCGCCGCGGGAGCGGTCGTCACGCGCGACGTCGAGCCGTACGGGATCGTCGCGGGCGTGCCGGCCGAGCCGATCGGCCGTCGGTTCGACGAGGAGACCGCGCGCCGCCTGCGGGAGACGGCCTGGTGGGAGTGGGACCACGAGACGCTCCGCGAACGCCTCGAGGCCTTCCGCGACCTGGAGACGTTCCTCGACCGGTACGCGCGAGAATAAGCGAAGACCCCCGTTCGTCACTGCTCGAGTTCGCCCCCGATCCACGGTTCGCGTTCCGTCAACGGCCTAGCTCGGGATGTGTTCGGCGTCGATGCCGGAGTGGATGCGCGCGGCGAGTTCGGCCGTGTGCACCCAGTAGTAGATGCTCCGTTCGAGCGCCCGCGTCATCGTCGCGAGGTGGCCGTACATCTCCGGATCGTAGGCCGTGACGAGTTCGAAGAGTTCGTCGAGCTTCCGGTGGACCTCGTCCTCCTCGGCGTACAGGTCGTCCATACGATCCACCTCGGCGTCGAAGAGGACGGCGACGACGTGCTCGTTGATGTCGAGCCCGCCGTCGAAGATCTCGCGGACGTGATCGTGGACGATCCCCGCGGCGTCGGTCCCCATCTTGCCGGTGACGTCGGAGATGAAACACGCCCGATCGCCGACGATCTCGAGGTTCTTCGCGACGGTCCCGAGGTCCGAGGCGACGCGGTTGCCCGGCCACTCGGTCGTGAGGGTCATCGACTTCAGCTCCTGGAGCACGACCAGGCACCGCTCGTTCGCGAGCGGTTCGAGGTCGTCCGCGGATCGTTCGACGTCGTCGCCGACGAACGACGCCTGCGCCGCGCGGTACTGCTCCGTCGTCACCGATTCGAGGCGGTCGAGGTGGTCGAACAGGCGTCGATAGGAGACGTTCCCGGACCCCGCTCCGCGCATCAGCTCCGAGATGGCGGGCGCGTTCGCGAAGACCCGGGCGTCGTCGACGACGTACCCCTTGCGAACGATTCGATCGCTCTTCAGCTCCTGTAGTAACTCAGAGAGGTAGTGCTGAGAGAGGTCGAGTTCGGCCGCCAGTTCCGACTTGGTCTCCGGGGCCAGACGGTCGATGGTCTCGATGACCCGGGCGAGCGTCGCCTCTCGGCCGTTCTGTGGCGCTCTGTTTGGCTGACTCCATCGCATCCGTTCGTGACGACTCCCGAGGGGCCGGTATAGGGTTTCGTACCCGAGAGTCCGTACCGGTACGGACTCCCGTCGCACGGTGACCGCGATGTCCGTCGATAGCGCTCGATAGCCCTACGGTCGACACCACGTACCTCATATCAACGACTAAGGTTCGAACCTCCGGTCGTCCGCGTAGCTATGGAGACACGGAAGGTCCAGCTGTCGGGCGGCACCACCTACACCGTCTCGCTCCCGAAGTCGTGGGCGACGGAGCAGCGCATCACCAGCGGGTCGGTGCTGTATCTCCATCCCGACGACGACGGAACGCTCCTCGTCGAGGCGGGAGAGCGGCGCGAGACCGACGGGCGCACCGTCGAACTGGACGTCTCGAACTACGCGCCCGAGACGCTCGCCCACGCGGTCGCGTCGGCCTACCTCGGCGGCGTCGACGAACTCGTCCTCGTCGATCGGGGCGGACACGACGACGAGACGATCGACGCGGCGATGGACCTGACCGCGAACCTGAGCGGGTTCGAGGTCATCGAGACGGGAGAGCGGCGGCTCGTCTTCCAGAACATCATCGACCCGTCCAGCGTCTCGATCCGGAAGACCGTGCTCCGGCTGAAACTCGTCGCCCTCGCGATGCACCGCGACGCGGTTCGCGCCGTCACGGAGGCGGACGTTGGCCTGGCGCGACAGGTCGTCTCCCGCGACGCGGAGGCCGACAAGCTGTTCAGTCTCGTCACGCGGCAGTTCCAGCGCGCGCTCGACGACCTCCAGACCGTCGAGAAGCTCGACCTCTCCCGTCCCGAACTGTTCGAGTACTACCACACGGCCCGGCAGTTCGAGCGCATCGGCGACCACGCGGCGAAGATGGCCTACCTGGTCACCGATCGGAGCGAGGACCTCGCCGAGGTGGACGTGGACGAGTTCGCCCGGCTCGCCCGCGAGTCGCGACGCATCGTCGAGCGCGCGGCGGACGTCGTGCTCACCGACGCGGACGCGACCACCGCGTTCGACGTCATCGACGACGCGACGGCGCTGGAGGAGGCGACCACGGAACTGGACGAGGACCTCTACGGACACGAGGACGCGGTCGCGGCGTACGTCGTCGGGCTCCTCCTGGAGAGCGTCCGGCGGACGGCGGGATACGGCCGGAACGTCGCCGAGATGGGACTCCGGCGGACGATACGCCGGGGGGAGTAGTCGGGGCGGTACGGCGCTCGAACCACCGAGACGAACGCGGCCGGGGGAGTACGACCACGGGTGGACCTCCGCGTGAGGTGTCGACGCTGACCCCCAGCGGGGGCGCTTCCCGCGCGGGAGTGCCTTCGATCTCGCTGGTCGGTCGAATTCTAACCAGTTTTTACGCTGGAGTTCATCTCCCGAATCATGGTAGAGATCTCGGACTCACTGCGGCTGCTGTTCGAAACCTCGATCGAAGCGCGAGACGATCGCTACGTCGTTCCGATTCCCGCGGACCTCGTCGAGAACGGCTCGCTCTCGACCGACGACTCGTATCGGATCGCGCTGTTTCCAGCGCCGGACGCCGCTCCTCAGACGGCGTCCGCGACGGGGACGCGCCAGGAGAGAACCGAGACCGCCTCGGACCAGTCGCGCGAGGCGGCCACCCAGCCGTCACAGCCGTCGGGACGATCTCAGCAGACTCCCCCGGTCGAGGAGGGAGAGGTGCGCTCGGTCACGATCGATACGCTCGGCGATCAGGGCGACGGCATCGCGAAGGTCGAACGCGGGTTCATCCTCATCGTGCCGGGCACTCAGCCGGGCGACCAGGTGAGGGTGGAGATCACGGACGTGAAAGAGACGGTGGCGTTCGCCGAGCCAGTGAGCGAAGCCACCGTCCGTTAGACCGCTCCCGTCGACGCATTGATCCATCCTGTCAGCGAAGTAGACATCTCCTCGGTAGGTCGGTACCTGCTCGCGACGCGGTGCACAGCGCCCTCCCACTCGATCAGGGCAACTCGCGCACGCTACGGTGTCGCCGACGGCATCGTCGGACCTGCCTCGCCCCGACCGCCTCCTGTACCCTCGCGGCAGGCGTCCGACGCCGTTCGGAACTCCGCGCACTACGATCGCAACACCTTTTATGTGGGTAGGTGGCAACGTCGTGCCATGGTGAGCCGTCGATGACACGGAACGACGCACCCTCGACTGCGAACGTCGCCGAGTACCGTCGTGAGGAGGGCATCTTCGGAGTCGGCGACGTCTCCGAGAACGCCCCGCACCCGCGACCGCTGTTCACGATCACGGACGAGCGACTCGAGCCCGCGATCCCTGGACTCGAGGCCACCCTCGCGGAGGTACCGACCGATGACTGAACAGGGGAGGCCGTCTCGGGCGCGGGCGTTCCGCGACGCCCACGCCGGAGCCGACGTCGAGCTGGCCTACGCCGGACACCAGACCTTCCTCAAGGGCGACGCCCGCGACGGCGACGACGTCGACGACGTCGACGCGGCCGTCCTCGGCGCGCCGTTCGACGGCGCGGCCAGCAACCGACCGGGGGCGCGATACGGCCCGCGAGCGCTCCGGGAGGCCAGCACCTGGTGGGCGTACCTCTCGGGCTACAAGGGCGGGTTGACCAACATGAACACCCGCAAGCAGGTCGACTTCTCCGACCTCGACGTCGCGGACTGCGGCGACGTGCCGGTCTTCCCGATGGACCGGGAACGGACGGCCGAGAGCATCACCGCGCACGTCGCGACCGTCGCCCGGCGGGCGTTCCCGGTCCTGCTCGGCGGCGACCACTACTGCACCTACCCCTCGTTCCGCGGCTTCGCCGAGGGCTCCGACGCCGAGAGCGTCGGCCTCGTCCAGATCGACGCTCACACGGACACCGCCGACGGCAGCCCCGTGTTCGGCGACGAGTTCCACGGCTCGAGCACGCGGCTCATCGCCGAGTCCGCGTACTCGGCCTACGAGCACGTCAGTCAGGTCGGTATCCGGGGGTACGAGAGCCCGGACTTCTTCGAGTTCGTCGAGGAGACCGGGCTGTCGCTCTACACGATGCGGGACGTTCGGGAGGGGGGCATTCGGTCGGTCGTTTCCGAGGCGATCGAATCCGCGGCCGCGGACACGGACGCGGTCTACGTGACCTTCGACATCGACGCCGTCGACCCGAGCGTAGCGCCCGGCACCGGGACGCCGGAACCCGGCGGTCTCGACAGTCACCAGGCGCTCGCGGTGATGGAGACGCTCGGCGCTCACCCCTCGGTCGGTGCCGTCGACCTGATGGAGGTCGCTCCGGACGTCGATCCGACGGGATCGACGCAACTGCTCGGGGCCTTCCTCCTCGTCACGCTCCTCGAACGCCGGTTCGCCGAACGGCCCGACTGAAGAACTACGCCCGCTCTCGGGCTCGAACGGCCCCGAGCGGCTCGAACCGCGAGCGGGGCACGAGCCCGGAGAGGGTCTCCCAGGATTCCGCGTACCCCCCTTCGACCAGCAGCGAGAGCACGAGTTCGCCGATCGCCCCGTAGGTCATCGACGCGAACTCCCAGCCGGGGCGCTCGCTCGGGAACGGTCCCGCCTCGCGCGGCTTCCGGATGTCGAAGACGCCGCCGAGGTGATCGCGCACCTCCACCGCCAGGTCCCTGGCTTCGTCGTATCGGGTGAGCGGATACTCCCGGTTGTCGACGACGAACAGCGACCGCTCGTCCCCGCCGGTCAGCGCCGGCCGGACGTCGTCGCGTCCCGCCTCGATCAGCAGTCGCGTCACGTCGACCGTCGATCCCTCGCCGTTGATCGCGTCGATGTAGCGCAGGATCGCGCCCCCGTGATCGGCGTCGAGGTCGCCGTCGTGCGGGAACGCGTCCGGCTCGGGGTCGGGGTGATACTCCGCGACGCCCGCGGTCTTGAGGTCGGCGTTGATACCGCGGGAGAGCAACACGCCGTCGATCGTGATGCTGGAGGGGGCGTAGAGACGGACGGCGTCGTCGGACGGCGCGTCGATCGGATCCGGCTCGACGGCGATCGGGACCGGCGAGAGGGGCGTACCGTCCAGGACGTCGAGCGCCTCGAGTGCGCCGTCGAGTTCGGTGCGAGGCACGTCGGCCGCGGACGCGACGACTTCCCCCGTGTCCTCGACTGGATCGTAGGTGACCTGGCCCGTGAGCATCGCGATGCGCGCCCGGACCTGTTCGAGGCGACCGCTGACGTGTCCCCGTTCGAGTTCGGACGCGCCGTCGGGCGTCAGTCGCCGTCCCCGACCGGGGATCTTCTCCGTGAGCCCCGCCTCGTCGAGGTCCGCGAGCGTCAGCCGCACCGTCCGGTCCTCGATGGAATACCCGTGCCGCCGAAGCAGGTCCACAAGCCGAATGCTCCCGATGGGCTCGTAGTCCGCGATGAGCCGGAGCAGGTCGTAGGTACGCCGGTCCAGGTTATCGGTCATGGACCGAGTACCGCCCTCGAGACCGTAAACGTACGCCTCTCCCCGAGGTAGCCAGAATAACAACCGTTAAGTAGTGAGATGTGGCAACACAGTTCCATGGTCGTGCCAACGATTGACGCCGCCGTGCTGCTGGTGTACGTGCTCGGCATGCTCGGGATCGGGTACTGGGGCTACCGCAGGTCGGAGACGCTCGACGACTACCTCGTCGCCGGACGGAACATTCCGATCTGGATGTACGTGCCCGTCATGTCGGCCGTCATCCTGGGCGGCGCGTCGACGATCGGCGGCGGCGGGCTCGGCTACCAGTACGGGATCTCGGGGGCGTGGCTCGTCGTCTCGCTCGGGATCGGGACGATCGCGCTCGGGCTCCTCATCTCGACGAACCTCGCTAACCTCCGGGCGTATTCGCTGGGCGAAGTCCTCGAACGGCGGTACGACGAGTACTCGGGGACGATCGGTGCGGCGATCGCCGGCGTCTACGCGCTCACGATCGCGATCACGCAGACGATCGCGATCGGGAAGGTGCTGAGCGCCCTCTTCGGCTTCCAGCAGAGTACCATGATCGTCGCCGCCGGCGTCATCGTCATCGGCTACACGGCGCTCGGCGGCATGCTGACCGTCACGATGACCGACTTCGTGCAGTGGATCATCATGACCGTCGGGGTCTTCCTCTTCGCGATCCCGCTCGGACTCGACGCGGTCGGCGGGCTCTCCGGACTGACCGCCGAACTCGATCCGTCGTACTTCGCCCCGGCCGCGATCGGGTGGAAGACGATTGCCAGCTACGTCCTCCTCTACGTCCTGGGCATCATGATCGGGCAGGACATCTGGCAGCGGGTGTTCACCGCGAGGAGCGCCGAGGTCGCGCGGACGGGCAACGTCGCCGCCGGTATCTACACCATCGTCTACGGGATCGCGACCGCCTTCCTCGGCGCGATCGCGGTCGCCGTCCTCCCGAACCTCGCGGATCCGGAACTCGCGCTCCCGCGGCTCATCCTGGAGGTCGTCCCGGTCGGCGTTTCGGGCCTCATCCTGGCCGGGTTCGTCTCCGCGATGATGTCGACGGCGGACTCGGCGCTGCTCGCCTCGAGCACGCTGTTCACGAGCGACGTCTACAAGCGCTTCGTCGATCCCGACGCGTCCGACGAGACCTACACTCGCGTGTCGCGCGCGTTCGTCCTCGGACTGGGGGCGGTCATGATCTACGCGGCCGTCGCGATCGGGAACGTCGTCCAGGCGCTCGTCCTCGCGTACGACCTCTTGACGGGCTGTATCTTCGTCCCGGTTTTCGCCGCGTTCTTCTGGGAGCGTTCGACGTGGCAGGGCGCGCTGTCGTCGATCGTCGCGAGC
The window above is part of the Halomarina pelagica genome. Proteins encoded here:
- a CDS encoding NrpR regulatory domain-containing protein, which codes for MTDNLDRRTYDLLRLIADYEPIGSIRLVDLLRRHGYSIEDRTVRLTLADLDEAGLTEKIPGRGRRLTPDGASELERGHVSGRLEQVRARIAMLTGQVTYDPVEDTGEVVASAADVPRTELDGALEALDVLDGTPLSPVPIAVEPDPIDAPSDDAVRLYAPSSITIDGVLLSRGINADLKTAGVAEYHPDPEPDAFPHDGDLDADHGGAILRYIDAINGEGSTVDVTRLLIEAGRDDVRPALTGGDERSLFVVDNREYPLTRYDEARDLAVEVRDHLGGVFDIRKPREAGPFPSERPGWEFASMTYGAIGELVLSLLVEGGYAESWETLSGLVPRSRFEPLGAVRARERA
- a CDS encoding MarR family transcriptional regulator, with translation MRWSQPNRAPQNGREATLARVIETIDRLAPETKSELAAELDLSQHYLSELLQELKSDRIVRKGYVVDDARVFANAPAISELMRGAGSGNVSYRRLFDHLDRLESVTTEQYRAAQASFVGDDVERSADDLEPLANERCLVVLQELKSMTLTTEWPGNRVASDLGTVAKNLEIVGDRACFISDVTGKMGTDAAGIVHDHVREIFDGGLDINEHVVAVLFDAEVDRMDDLYAEEDEVHRKLDELFELVTAYDPEMYGHLATMTRALERSIYYWVHTAELAARIHSGIDAEHIPS
- a CDS encoding PhoU domain-containing protein; amino-acid sequence: METRKVQLSGGTTYTVSLPKSWATEQRITSGSVLYLHPDDDGTLLVEAGERRETDGRTVELDVSNYAPETLAHAVASAYLGGVDELVLVDRGGHDDETIDAAMDLTANLSGFEVIETGERRLVFQNIIDPSSVSIRKTVLRLKLVALAMHRDAVRAVTEADVGLARQVVSRDAEADKLFSLVTRQFQRALDDLQTVEKLDLSRPELFEYYHTARQFERIGDHAAKMAYLVTDRSEDLAEVDVDEFARLARESRRIVERAADVVLTDADATTAFDVIDDATALEEATTELDEDLYGHEDAVAAYVVGLLLESVRRTAGYGRNVAEMGLRRTIRRGE
- a CDS encoding sodium:solute symporter family transporter, with translation MVVPTIDAAVLLVYVLGMLGIGYWGYRRSETLDDYLVAGRNIPIWMYVPVMSAVILGGASTIGGGGLGYQYGISGAWLVVSLGIGTIALGLLISTNLANLRAYSLGEVLERRYDEYSGTIGAAIAGVYALTIAITQTIAIGKVLSALFGFQQSTMIVAAGVIVIGYTALGGMLTVTMTDFVQWIIMTVGVFLFAIPLGLDAVGGLSGLTAELDPSYFAPAAIGWKTIASYVLLYVLGIMIGQDIWQRVFTARSAEVARTGNVAAGIYTIVYGIATAFLGAIAVAVLPNLADPELALPRLILEVVPVGVSGLILAGFVSAMMSTADSALLASSTLFTSDVYKRFVDPDASDETYTRVSRAFVLGLGAVMIYAAVAIGNVVQALVLAYDLLTGCIFVPVFAAFFWERSTWQGALSSIVASAGVVVASLWTYGFSSNLPIVYGLATSTVVFVVVSVVTGPPAAEKLRAWTRSLGYDASTD
- a CDS encoding TRAM domain-containing protein, giving the protein MVEISDSLRLLFETSIEARDDRYVVPIPADLVENGSLSTDDSYRIALFPAPDAAPQTASATGTRQERTETASDQSREAATQPSQPSGRSQQTPPVEEGEVRSVTIDTLGDQGDGIAKVERGFILIVPGTQPGDQVRVEITDVKETVAFAEPVSEATVR
- a CDS encoding agmatinase family protein — its product is MTEQGRPSRARAFRDAHAGADVELAYAGHQTFLKGDARDGDDVDDVDAAVLGAPFDGAASNRPGARYGPRALREASTWWAYLSGYKGGLTNMNTRKQVDFSDLDVADCGDVPVFPMDRERTAESITAHVATVARRAFPVLLGGDHYCTYPSFRGFAEGSDAESVGLVQIDAHTDTADGSPVFGDEFHGSSTRLIAESAYSAYEHVSQVGIRGYESPDFFEFVEETGLSLYTMRDVREGGIRSVVSEAIESAAADTDAVYVTFDIDAVDPSVAPGTGTPEPGGLDSHQALAVMETLGAHPSVGAVDLMEVAPDVDPTGSTQLLGAFLLVTLLERRFAERPD